The proteins below come from a single Campylobacter sp. CCUG 57310 genomic window:
- the ndk gene encoding nucleoside-diphosphate kinase, which yields MQQTLSIIKPDAVKKGVIGKIVDRFESSGLRIAAMKKLRLSKCDAKAFYAVHKERPFFNDLVEFMTSGPVVVMVLEGENAVAKNRELMGATNPKEAAPGTIRADFAENIDANAVHGSDSLENAKIEINFFFAAREIC from the coding sequence ATGCAACAAACACTTTCTATCATTAAGCCTGATGCTGTAAAAAAAGGTGTGATCGGTAAGATAGTCGATAGATTTGAGAGTAGCGGACTAAGAATCGCAGCTATGAAAAAATTAAGACTTAGTAAATGCGACGCTAAGGCATTTTATGCGGTTCATAAAGAAAGACCTTTCTTTAACGATTTGGTTGAATTTATGACTAGCGGACCGGTTGTAGTTATGGTTCTTGAAGGTGAAAATGCAGTAGCTAAAAACCGCGAACTAATGGGAGCTACAAATCCTAAAGAAGCGGCACCCGGAACTATTAGAGCTGACTTTGCCGAAAATATCGATGCAAACGCGGTTCACGGAAGCGATAGCCTAGAAAACGCGAAAATTGAAATTAACTTTTTCTTTGCCGCAAGAGAAATCTGCTAA
- the plsY gene encoding glycerol-3-phosphate 1-O-acyltransferase PlsY — protein sequence MNENIIAYILAYLLGGIPFGLILAKIFANVNIKDEGSKSIGATNVLRVLKQKDPKLAKKIAVLTVVLDVLKGVLPILIAKFAGLSDATLWAMAVLAVIGHCYSPFLKFEGGKGVATGAGVLALFLPIEICIALAVWFVVGRVLKISSLASLSALLALIISSFIIHPQIPEINSHAPIFIIAFVVFYKHIPNIKRLFSGQESKVI from the coding sequence ATGAATGAAAATATTATAGCTTATATACTTGCTTATCTGCTTGGCGGAATTCCTTTCGGGCTTATACTGGCTAAAATTTTTGCAAATGTAAATATCAAAGATGAGGGTAGCAAGAGTATCGGAGCGACTAATGTGCTTCGCGTTTTAAAGCAAAAAGATCCCAAACTTGCCAAAAAAATAGCTGTTTTAACTGTCGTGCTTGATGTCTTAAAGGGCGTTTTACCTATCCTTATAGCCAAATTTGCAGGCTTAAGCGACGCTACTCTTTGGGCTATGGCGGTTCTTGCGGTTATCGGACATTGCTACTCTCCGTTTTTGAAATTTGAAGGTGGCAAGGGTGTGGCTACAGGAGCGGGAGTGCTAGCACTATTTTTACCGATAGAAATTTGTATCGCACTTGCTGTTTGGTTTGTAGTGGGGCGCGTGCTTAAAATTTCATCTCTTGCTTCGCTTAGCGCGCTACTTGCGCTTATCATCTCATCTTTTATAATCCATCCTCAAATTCCTGAGATCAACTCGCACGCACCGATTTTTATAATCGCTTTTGTAGTATTTTACAAGCATATTCCAAACATTAAAAGGCTATTTAGCGGCCAAGAGAGCAAAGTGATATGA
- a CDS encoding dihydroneopterin aldolase, whose product MITTLIKDYEFETIIGMLEFERTNPQKVRINAEFASENFIDYVEVIEFVEAVYEEFKFQTVENSLEICSQKLKEKFSGLKFLKMEILKTEIFKNALVGAKIELEY is encoded by the coding sequence ATGATAACTACGCTTATTAAGGATTATGAGTTTGAAACTATTATCGGTATGCTTGAATTTGAGCGAACAAATCCGCAAAAGGTTAGGATAAATGCCGAATTTGCAAGCGAAAATTTTATAGATTATGTTGAAGTGATTGAATTTGTCGAGGCGGTTTATGAGGAATTTAAATTTCAAACCGTTGAAAATTCTCTTGAAATTTGCAGTCAAAAATTAAAAGAAAAATTTAGCGGTTTAAAATTTCTAAAAATGGAAATTTTAAAAACCGAAATTTTTAAAAACGCCTTGGTAGGAGCGAAGATAGAGCTTGAATATTAA
- a CDS encoding PilZ domain-containing protein produces the protein MSKDVKNSNSIILKRAIDVFEKALNDGHSVHFLNLYNGVKVECLGKILSVENDTVVCETTLLQILAMKEERNAYIVTDLFFAQNLKADIISFDISNLTVTLGNFIYMNNLHANLRQFQRVYPNRYTKVVLEQGEIQVKGNLYDISEGGIGVVSADCAPFDKKKPIIAQFELEFNSTKETVSIEVQMKLLADLVYRGAVRYCCQILSGQPRQADIARFTKERVKETIEELKEQLSLYN, from the coding sequence ATGAGTAAAGATGTAAAAAATAGTAACTCTATAATTTTAAAAAGAGCCATTGATGTCTTTGAAAAAGCCCTAAACGATGGACATTCGGTGCATTTTTTAAATTTATACAATGGCGTTAAAGTTGAGTGTTTAGGCAAAATTTTATCCGTTGAAAACGATACTGTAGTATGCGAAACTACTTTGTTGCAAATTTTAGCCATGAAAGAAGAGCGTAACGCATACATAGTAACCGATCTTTTTTTTGCTCAGAATTTAAAGGCTGACATAATATCTTTTGATATCTCAAATTTAACGGTTACGCTTGGAAATTTTATTTATATGAACAACTTGCATGCGAATTTAAGGCAGTTTCAGCGTGTATATCCAAATCGTTACACAAAAGTCGTTTTAGAACAGGGCGAAATTCAAGTTAAGGGAAATTTATACGATATCTCAGAAGGCGGCATAGGTGTTGTTAGTGCCGATTGTGCACCGTTTGATAAGAAAAAACCTATCATAGCGCAATTTGAACTTGAGTTTAATTCGACAAAAGAGACTGTAAGCATTGAAGTTCAGATGAAGCTGCTTGCCGATCTGGTTTATCGCGGAGCGGTTAGGTATTGTTGTCAGATATTAAGCGGTCAGCCTAGACAAGCTGATATCGCAAGATTTACAAAAGAGCGAGTTAAAGAGACTATAGAGGAGCTAAAAGAGCAACTTAGCTTATACAACTAA
- a CDS encoding DUF362 domain-containing protein has protein sequence MSVKITDICISCGSCIDECPVEAIVDDSDNPTGEDIYYVYADKCVECVGHNDEPACASACPTDGCIVWDMPYEGQPSRDEISSDMRKSATPVIA, from the coding sequence ATGTCAGTAAAAATTACAGATATTTGCATAAGCTGTGGCTCTTGCATAGACGAGTGTCCGGTAGAAGCCATAGTAGATGATAGCGATAACCCGACAGGAGAAGATATATACTACGTATATGCCGATAAATGCGTTGAGTGCGTAGGGCACAACGACGAACCGGCTTGCGCTTCAGCCTGTCCAACCGACGGTTGTATCGTATGGGATATGCCTTACGAAGGACAGCCGTCACGCGATGAGATAAGCTCTGATATGAGAAAAAGCGCAACTCCTGTTATAGCTTAA
- a CDS encoding chemotaxis protein CheX, whose translation MLEVVELGVKHLCNEILGYEVNSASTTKGEFYGSALPIYKGKNEFHFYLYFKKDTLNHFAKILLGSDKLNEDDLSDLCKEVANLIVGYSKNLLNEKENGAYKLGTPEYLGRIENFKIKLEDKRIYKIKNRTFQIGYKKA comes from the coding sequence ATGTTGGAGGTTGTTGAGCTTGGCGTAAAGCATCTTTGTAATGAAATTTTGGGCTACGAAGTAAATTCGGCAAGCACCACAAAAGGTGAATTTTACGGTTCGGCGCTACCGATTTATAAGGGCAAAAACGAGTTTCATTTTTATCTTTATTTTAAAAAAGATACTTTAAATCACTTTGCAAAAATTTTATTAGGTAGCGATAAGCTTAATGAAGACGATCTAAGCGATCTTTGCAAAGAGGTTGCAAATTTGATCGTAGGATACTCTAAAAATTTGCTAAACGAGAAGGAAAACGGCGCTTATAAACTTGGAACACCTGAGTATTTGGGGCGCATAGAAAATTTTAAAATCAAACTTGAAGATAAGAGAATTTATAAGATAAAAAACAGAACTTTTCAGATAGGGTATAAAAAAGCATGA
- the hsrA gene encoding homeostatic response regulator transcription factor HsrA, giving the protein MRILIVEDEVTLNKTIAEGLQEFGYQTDSSENFKDAEYYIGIRNYDLVLTDWMLPDGDGVDLISIIKSKSPRTAVVVLSAKDDKESEVKAFRVGADDYIKKPFDFDVLVARIEARLRFGGTNVIKIDDLIIDPDEEKITYLGQDIELKGKPFEVLTHLARHSDQIVSKEQLLDAIWEEPELVTPNVIEVAINQIRQKMDKPLNISTIETVRRRGYRFCFPKKA; this is encoded by the coding sequence ATGAGAATCTTAATAGTAGAAGATGAAGTAACGTTAAATAAAACGATTGCTGAAGGTTTGCAGGAATTTGGCTATCAGACGGATAGCTCTGAGAATTTTAAAGACGCTGAGTATTATATCGGAATTAGAAATTATGACTTAGTGCTTACCGATTGGATGCTTCCTGACGGCGACGGCGTAGATCTAATCAGTATCATAAAGAGCAAATCGCCTCGCACGGCTGTAGTTGTGCTTTCTGCAAAAGATGACAAAGAGAGCGAAGTTAAGGCATTTAGAGTAGGCGCTGATGACTATATCAAAAAGCCGTTTGACTTTGACGTGCTTGTGGCAAGAATCGAAGCAAGACTTAGATTTGGCGGAACCAATGTAATCAAGATTGATGATCTTATAATTGATCCGGATGAGGAGAAAATCACATATCTTGGTCAAGATATCGAGCTAAAAGGCAAGCCGTTTGAGGTTTTAACTCACCTTGCTCGCCACTCCGATCAAATCGTATCTAAAGAGCAGCTATTAGACGCTATCTGGGAAGAGCCTGAGCTAGTTACTCCAAACGTAATCGAAGTTGCCATCAACCAAATTCGCCAAAAAATGGATAAGCCGCTAAATATCTCCACGATAGAAACCGTTAGAAGACGCGGATATCGATTTTGCTTTCCAAAAAAAGCTTAA
- the rpmF gene encoding 50S ribosomal protein L32, producing MAVPKRRVSHARAAKRRTHYKVTLPMPVKDKDGSWKMPHRANKTTGEY from the coding sequence ATGGCAGTACCTAAGCGAAGAGTTAGCCACGCACGTGCGGCAAAAAGAAGAACTCACTATAAAGTAACACTTCCTATGCCGGTTAAAGATAAAGACGGCTCATGGAAAATGCCTCACCGCGCAAACAAAACAACCGGTGAGTATTAA
- a CDS encoding excinuclease ABC subunit A — protein sequence MRILSAIFALAISLFASNLLTYNIYERSDRVDIMLSFDAPYEGNIFQKHENDMTMLIFNALNFDQVVDKNINSKILQEIYIEPKQNSVVLSLKSSSNVAVTASKTTDGFGLRVRVTQTALGSAENENRLSSVQINAPSSIPSQSEESLVGARYYMVIGVLFALLITLFIIKRAIKAKGGMPYAKTPKFANLFSKNKNGGVEVLYEKPLDRFNKVMLLSHMNKKYLVLVGNSNVLLDKFGEDRIENEDDFEAFFEENKRKLGQFLEERQNSLSAYKDKASKD from the coding sequence ATGAGAATTTTAAGCGCGATTTTTGCCTTAGCTATCTCTTTATTTGCATCAAATTTACTCACTTACAACATCTACGAAAGAAGCGATAGAGTAGATATCATGCTTAGCTTTGACGCGCCTTATGAGGGAAATATCTTTCAAAAACACGAAAACGATATGACTATGCTGATATTTAATGCGCTAAATTTCGATCAGGTAGTCGATAAAAATATAAATTCTAAAATTTTGCAAGAAATTTACATAGAGCCAAAACAAAATAGCGTGGTCTTGAGCCTAAAAAGCAGCTCAAACGTCGCAGTTACAGCATCAAAGACAACTGATGGATTTGGACTTAGAGTAAGAGTAACCCAAACGGCTTTAGGCTCAGCCGAAAATGAAAACAGACTAAGTAGCGTTCAGATAAATGCTCCAAGCTCTATCCCGTCTCAAAGCGAAGAGAGCTTGGTCGGAGCAAGGTATTATATGGTGATCGGCGTACTCTTTGCGCTTCTTATAACTCTTTTTATCATCAAAAGAGCCATCAAGGCAAAAGGCGGCATGCCCTATGCAAAAACGCCGAAATTTGCAAATCTCTTTAGCAAAAATAAAAACGGCGGCGTTGAGGTGCTTTACGAAAAGCCGCTTGATAGGTTTAACAAAGTAATGCTTTTAAGTCATATGAATAAAAAATATCTCGTGCTTGTAGGAAATTCCAATGTCCTGCTTGATAAATTCGGCGAGGACAGAATAGAAAATGAAGATGATTTTGAAGCGTTTTTTGAAGAGAACAAACGAAAACTCGGGCAGTTTTTAGAAGAGCGCCAAAACTCGCTAAGTGCTTATAAGGATAAGGCTAGCAAGGATTAG
- the fliN gene encoding flagellar motor switch protein FliN, translated as MSADIEQIADTGGLFKSYDELMDISVDFISELGTTTISVRELLKLENGSVIDLEKPAGESVELFINNRIFGKGEVMVYEKNLAIRINEILDSKSVIQYFKREQL; from the coding sequence ATGAGTGCAGATATTGAGCAAATAGCCGATACCGGCGGACTTTTTAAAAGCTATGACGAGCTTATGGATATCAGTGTAGATTTTATATCCGAGCTTGGAACGACGACTATTAGCGTGCGTGAGCTGCTTAAGCTTGAAAACGGCTCGGTAATCGATCTTGAAAAGCCTGCGGGAGAGAGTGTTGAGCTTTTTATCAACAATAGAATTTTCGGAAAAGGCGAAGTAATGGTATATGAGAAAAATTTAGCCATCCGTATCAATGAAATTCTTGACTCCAAATCGGTAATTCAGTATTTCAAAAGAGAGCAGTTATGA
- a CDS encoding sensor histidine kinase KdpD has product MLILIISVMLYHYIKVTIYESISQSLMYEAKLISTSSNLAKMREGFEYMTLNDNSTQIKIINEELKAKNPYFVNEKIGKKTYLKLYYPYVENTHITLTKETTQQSKLIDQILIDILIVNATSILLVLFYALFLSRMLLVPIKILSFKLSQLNERFLKEVSLDEIPSEFEPLGKSINRLIERIQTFVMYQKELFIGVAHELKTPLAVMKTKNEVTLIKPREPERYIEALKNNNESINSMNKMIGSILEIGRQEGAQFEEATNIDIIEFLNEMANNFKILARGDDKDVATDLSPASLHMTLQPTLLIHVVQNFVQNAIKFSPPKSTITLVSKLKESEFVIEVIDEGIGIDESKDLFAPFKRFGDKGGAGLGLFLAKGAAQALGGSVSIKNRKDGISGAVSTLILPIGKNIKNKFKKIAKNEKSKDKI; this is encoded by the coding sequence ATGCTAATTCTTATCATTTCAGTGATGCTTTATCACTATATAAAAGTAACGATATATGAAAGCATCTCACAATCTTTGATGTATGAAGCCAAACTTATCTCCACAAGCTCAAATTTAGCTAAGATGAGAGAAGGCTTTGAGTACATGACACTAAACGACAACTCAACTCAAATAAAAATCATAAACGAAGAGCTCAAGGCTAAAAATCCCTACTTCGTAAATGAAAAAATAGGCAAAAAAACCTATCTTAAGCTTTATTATCCATACGTTGAAAATACACATATAACGCTTACTAAAGAGACAACTCAGCAAAGCAAATTGATAGATCAAATTTTGATTGATATTTTAATAGTAAATGCTACCTCTATCTTGCTGGTGCTTTTTTACGCCCTGTTTTTATCCAGAATGCTTTTAGTACCTATTAAAATTTTAAGCTTTAAACTAAGCCAACTTAACGAGCGGTTTTTAAAAGAAGTTAGTCTAGATGAAATTCCCTCCGAATTTGAGCCGCTTGGCAAGAGTATAAACCGACTAATAGAGCGAATCCAAACTTTCGTAATGTATCAAAAAGAGCTTTTTATAGGGGTTGCACACGAGCTTAAAACTCCGCTTGCGGTTATGAAAACCAAAAACGAAGTTACGCTTATTAAGCCAAGGGAGCCTGAGCGCTACATAGAAGCGCTTAAAAACAATAACGAATCGATAAATTCGATGAACAAGATGATAGGTTCTATCCTTGAGATAGGTCGTCAAGAGGGTGCGCAATTTGAAGAGGCAACAAACATTGATATCATCGAGTTTTTAAACGAAATGGCGAATAATTTTAAAATTTTAGCTCGTGGCGATGATAAAGACGTGGCTACCGATCTTTCTCCCGCCTCGCTTCATATGACGCTTCAGCCTACGCTACTAATTCACGTTGTGCAAAATTTTGTCCAGAATGCTATTAAATTTTCACCGCCAAAATCAACCATAACCCTTGTCTCAAAGCTTAAAGAGAGCGAGTTTGTGATTGAAGTTATTGATGAGGGTATAGGCATTGACGAAAGTAAGGATCTTTTTGCTCCATTTAAACGATTTGGTGACAAGGGCGGAGCAGGGCTTGGACTATTTTTAGCCAAAGGTGCGGCTCAAGCGCTTGGTGGAAGCGTTAGTATCAAAAACCGAAAAGATGGCATTAGTGGAGCTGTTTCTACTCTTATTTTACCGATCGGAAAAAATATAAAGAATAAATTTAAAAAGATAGCAAAAAATGAAAAATCAAAAGATAAAATTTAG
- a CDS encoding ATP-binding protein produces the protein MKTIQENLKLFYVGLKDKEPFLYKNKDLTTHAAIIGMTGSGKTGLGITILEEACIDNIPSIIIDPKGDMTNLALAFEDMKVEDFLPYIEESEAQNKGLSVEEFAQNESQTWKKGVENSFQSLERVKTFKDSVELKIHTPKSSAGVGVALLGDFACPYMDNEEEFSEYVSSLASSILSLIGVDNDVNSKEHLLISNIFTHKFKENSDVTLEELIGFIATPPFAKIGVFDVEKFYPSSERMKLAIKINTLLASPDFKAWLNGERLDIGKMLFDKNGKARCNVFTISHLKDSERMFFVTLLLNEIIAWMRKTEGTSSLRAILYMDEIFGFFPPNGNPPSKTPMLTLLKQARAHGLGVILSTQNPVDLDYKGLSNIGTWFIGRLQTAQDKARVIDGMTGISGSDMDKKEIEDLISNLAKRNFLVKNIHEDGLSVISTRWALSYLKGPLSREQISNLMQDKKAQSDNLNQKNKSSKTSAKPIISPQIEQIYASNSDELEGYLYAKARVRFYDAKKGLDHTKEVSFLYRLDEEQNEIDWSEAAQDIRIATVGEPSGKVSFAQLPAMITNAKDFKAVSKNFKDYVYRNVKLSLFSALGLNSSPSESREEFYLRLSDKCNEILEDETAKLTEKFQKEKAKLEDKLNKALLKLDKEQKEVKSKGLEAAISVGTSIIGAIFGRNLLSRTNLGKVASSAKSANKILKERDDVKLSEQTVAEINADIEALMAKFEEEAGKLKEKNDVKNIDINEIEISPKNSDIYDEKVVILWR, from the coding sequence ATGAAAACTATACAAGAAAATTTAAAGCTGTTTTATGTAGGACTTAAGGATAAAGAGCCGTTTTTATATAAAAATAAAGACTTAACGACACATGCGGCGATTATCGGAATGACTGGAAGCGGCAAAACAGGTCTTGGTATAACGATTTTAGAAGAGGCTTGTATAGATAATATCCCGTCTATCATCATCGATCCAAAAGGTGATATGACGAATTTAGCGCTTGCTTTTGAGGATATGAAGGTTGAGGATTTTTTGCCTTATATAGAAGAAAGCGAGGCTCAAAATAAAGGATTAAGTGTAGAGGAATTTGCGCAAAATGAGAGCCAAACTTGGAAAAAAGGTGTAGAGAATTCGTTTCAAAGTTTAGAGCGCGTAAAAACTTTCAAAGATAGCGTAGAGCTTAAAATTCACACTCCAAAGAGCTCTGCGGGAGTCGGTGTGGCTCTGCTTGGCGATTTTGCTTGTCCTTATATGGATAACGAGGAGGAATTTAGCGAGTATGTAAGCTCGCTTGCAAGCTCGATTTTATCGCTTATCGGTGTTGATAATGATGTAAATTCTAAAGAGCATTTGCTCATATCAAATATCTTTACTCACAAATTTAAAGAAAACTCAGACGTGACGCTTGAAGAGCTCATAGGCTTTATCGCAACTCCGCCGTTTGCGAAAATAGGCGTGTTTGACGTGGAGAAATTTTACCCTTCAAGCGAGCGCATGAAGCTTGCCATAAAGATAAACACTCTTCTTGCAAGCCCTGATTTTAAGGCTTGGTTAAACGGCGAGCGCCTAGATATAGGCAAGATGCTGTTTGATAAAAACGGCAAGGCGCGTTGCAATGTCTTTACTATCTCACACCTTAAAGATAGCGAGCGCATGTTTTTCGTGACACTTTTGCTTAATGAGATCATCGCTTGGATGAGAAAGACCGAGGGAACAAGCTCGCTTAGGGCGATTTTATATATGGATGAAATTTTTGGCTTCTTTCCGCCAAACGGCAATCCTCCTTCAAAAACTCCGATGCTTACGCTTTTAAAGCAGGCTCGCGCGCATGGACTAGGCGTTATCCTAAGCACGCAAAACCCTGTCGATCTTGATTATAAAGGGCTTAGTAATATCGGAACATGGTTTATCGGCAGACTTCAAACCGCCCAAGATAAAGCTCGCGTCATTGACGGCATGACGGGAATTTCAGGCTCGGACATGGATAAAAAAGAGATAGAGGATCTAATCTCAAATTTAGCCAAGCGAAATTTCTTAGTTAAAAACATTCACGAAGACGGGCTTAGCGTTATCTCAACCAGATGGGCATTAAGCTACCTCAAGGGACCTTTGAGCCGCGAGCAAATTTCAAATTTGATGCAAGACAAAAAGGCTCAATCTGATAATTTAAACCAAAAAAATAAAAGCTCAAAAACTAGCGCTAAACCTATAATCTCACCGCAGATTGAGCAAATTTACGCATCAAATAGCGATGAGCTTGAAGGTTATCTTTACGCTAAAGCCAGAGTGAGGTTTTATGACGCTAAAAAGGGGCTTGATCATACTAAGGAAGTGAGTTTTCTTTATAGGCTCGATGAGGAGCAAAACGAGATTGATTGGAGTGAGGCGGCGCAGGATATACGCATAGCTACTGTCGGCGAGCCAAGCGGTAAGGTGTCCTTTGCTCAGTTGCCCGCTATGATAACCAACGCAAAAGACTTTAAGGCGGTAAGTAAAAATTTTAAAGATTATGTTTATAGAAATGTAAAACTTAGTCTTTTTAGCGCTCTTGGACTAAATTCGTCTCCAAGTGAGAGCAGGGAGGAATTTTATCTAAGATTAAGCGATAAGTGTAATGAAATTTTAGAAGATGAGACGGCAAAACTTACCGAGAAATTTCAAAAAGAAAAGGCTAAGCTTGAAGATAAGCTAAATAAAGCCTTGTTAAAATTAGACAAAGAGCAAAAAGAGGTTAAGTCAAAGGGGCTTGAAGCTGCTATTAGTGTAGGGACAAGCATAATAGGAGCAATCTTTGGTAGAAATTTGCTAAGTCGCACAAATTTAGGCAAAGTGGCGAGCTCTGCAAAAAGCGCAAACAAAATCCTAAAAGAGCGTGATGATGTAAAACTTAGCGAACAGACCGTAGCTGAAATAAACGCAGATATAGAAGCCTTAATGGCCAAATTTGAAGAAGAGGCCGGCAAGCTAAAAGAGAAAAACGATGTAAAAAATATCGACATAAACGAGATAGAAATTTCTCCAAAAAATAGCGATATATACGATGAAAAGGTAGTTATCCTCTGGCGATAA
- a CDS encoding Ppx/GppA phosphatase family protein: MAKRTAVIDLGSNSMRMAIFEKTSRYAFYIPGEFKMKVRLGEGAYEDGGAISEKSMKKALDALGEFKNIAKSYKCHKVFCMGTSALRDAPNANEFIKLVKRNLGLNLKVVKGVDEANFGAIAALNLLEPLDEFVTIDIGGGSTELALVKDGKILESISLDVGTVRLKELFFDKKNLKGLDGFMKDVLKQLPQSFKSKNVVAIGGSLRAISNCIMQMQNYALKSVHNFSYKFSDYKGFIKDLTEASVLDLAKFYVKKDRFDTIREGAFIFLSIVSRLDCERVYTSGAGLREGVYLSDLLRPSKKFPPNFNPSVKSLQDRFLDTSDKAVVKYAKDIFEALKPLHGIDDKFARELEVAAKLYNIGGCLGFYGEHINSSNFVINALNYGFSHEQKSLIATIIGMNGKKNLGEFEKFKSLLPSEDTVRWLSFMLNLAKNLDINCTHKKLKFEFVNHTLQISGAKENFMAKESLKKIAKPATFALIFV, encoded by the coding sequence ATGGCTAAGAGAACCGCCGTTATAGACCTTGGATCAAACTCTATGAGAATGGCTATATTTGAAAAGACTTCAAGGTACGCTTTTTATATACCGGGCGAATTTAAGATGAAAGTAAGGCTTGGAGAGGGTGCTTATGAAGACGGTGGAGCGATAAGCGAAAAATCGATGAAAAAGGCTCTTGACGCACTTGGCGAGTTTAAAAATATCGCCAAGAGCTATAAGTGTCATAAAGTCTTTTGCATGGGCACTTCAGCCCTTAGAGACGCACCTAACGCAAATGAGTTTATAAAGCTGGTAAAGCGAAATTTGGGGCTAAATTTAAAGGTGGTAAAGGGTGTTGATGAGGCGAATTTCGGAGCGATAGCGGCTTTGAATTTGCTTGAGCCGCTTGATGAGTTTGTTACTATCGATATCGGTGGTGGCTCAACCGAGCTTGCGCTGGTAAAAGACGGAAAGATACTTGAAAGCATCTCTCTTGATGTGGGCACAGTTAGGCTTAAAGAGCTGTTTTTCGATAAGAAAAATCTAAAAGGGCTTGATGGCTTCATGAAAGATGTTTTAAAGCAACTTCCGCAAAGCTTTAAGTCTAAAAACGTCGTAGCCATAGGCGGAAGCCTCAGAGCCATATCAAACTGCATAATGCAGATGCAAAACTACGCGCTAAAAAGCGTGCATAACTTTAGTTACAAATTTAGCGACTACAAGGGCTTTATCAAGGATTTAACCGAAGCTAGCGTGCTTGATCTGGCTAAATTTTACGTCAAAAAGGATCGTTTTGATACGATTAGAGAGGGTGCGTTTATATTTTTAAGTATCGTTTCGCGTCTTGACTGCGAGCGCGTTTATACTAGCGGAGCCGGACTTAGAGAAGGCGTTTATCTAAGCGATCTTTTACGTCCAAGCAAGAAATTTCCGCCGAATTTCAACCCAAGCGTAAAAAGCTTGCAGGATCGATTTTTAGACACTTCAGATAAGGCTGTAGTAAAATATGCAAAAGATATATTTGAAGCGCTAAAGCCTCTGCACGGGATTGATGATAAATTTGCGCGAGAACTTGAAGTGGCGGCTAAACTTTATAATATAGGCGGATGTCTTGGGTTTTACGGAGAGCATATAAACTCGTCAAATTTCGTTATAAATGCTCTAAACTACGGATTTTCACACGAGCAAAAGAGTCTTATAGCTACTATTATCGGTATGAACGGCAAGAAAAATTTAGGCGAATTTGAAAAATTTAAGAGCCTGCTTCCTAGCGAAGATACTGTTAGATGGCTGAGTTTTATGCTAAATTTGGCTAAAAATTTAGATATCAACTGCACGCATAAAAAGCTTAAATTTGAGTTTGTAAATCATACTTTGCAAATTAGCGGCGCAAAAGAAAATTTTATGGCGAAAGAGAGCTTAAAAAAGATCGCAAAACCTGCTACCTTTGCGCTGATTTTTGTTTAA
- a CDS encoding peroxiredoxin, whose translation MLVTKQAPDFTAAAVLGNNEIVDDFNLYKNIGDKGAVVFFYPMDFTFVCPSEIIAFDKRYDEFKARGIEVIAVSTDNQFSHFAWKETPVNKGGIGKVRFPIVADTNHAISKGFDVLIEEAGVALRGSFLIDKCGKVRHAVINDLPLGRNIDEMIRMVDTMLFTNEHGEVCPAGWNKGDKGMKADTAGVADYLANNCDKL comes from the coding sequence ATGTTAGTAACAAAACAAGCGCCTGACTTTACGGCTGCAGCGGTTTTAGGAAACAATGAGATCGTAGATGATTTTAACCTATATAAAAATATAGGAGATAAGGGCGCGGTGGTATTTTTCTACCCGATGGACTTTACTTTTGTTTGTCCAAGCGAGATAATAGCGTTTGATAAAAGATATGATGAATTTAAAGCTCGCGGTATCGAGGTTATAGCAGTTTCAACAGACAATCAATTCTCACACTTTGCATGGAAAGAAACACCTGTAAATAAAGGCGGCATAGGCAAAGTTCGCTTCCCGATCGTAGCTGATACAAATCACGCTATATCAAAAGGATTTGACGTGCTTATCGAAGAGGCTGGAGTTGCTCTTCGCGGATCATTTTTGATCGACAAATGCGGTAAGGTTCGCCATGCGGTTATAAATGACTTGCCACTTGGAAGAAATATCGACGAGATGATAAGAATGGTTGATACTATGCTATTTACTAACGAGCATGGAGAAGTTTGCCCTGCTGGATGGAACAAGGGTGATAAAGGTATGAAAGCTGACACCGCCGGAGTTGCCGATTACCTAGCTAATAACTGCGACAAGTTATAG